The following proteins come from a genomic window of Aricia agestis chromosome 19, ilAriAges1.1, whole genome shotgun sequence:
- the LOC121736713 gene encoding putative fatty acyl-CoA reductase CG5065, protein MRARNLRVASYYILTRPLSNSATASKSGEYERIVDAYSGKSVLVTGGTGFVGKILIERLLYNCVDIKNIYVLMRQKKDVPLHTRLEGMFSLPIFTKLKETRPEDFNKLIPVYGDLLEDRLGIKATDQKLLEENVSMVFHTAASVSFKAQLKQAMDTNYSGTQKVIDLTKRIKNLESFVYFSTAFVKATSPELEEEPVPPIVSQEQLEKSMRTGNTSELLSVLDAPMYIFSKSVAENLVVQESKELPTTIIRPSAVTACLRDPLPGWMDTWIAHPSFFVEHSRGLVSAAVGHRDVVADIIPADYVANLAIVAAARGRRSRTLQVYNCCSGDVNPMTWQQGADLFRQRAEVDGRWDLPPKRLMLMSSPLLVAVLTLVRDTLPALLRDLALVIRGKTPKYTKMHLRARFIRHSCIPVMRHSVIFRSSRTLRLAQSLDDADRAQLPFDPTTITWPRYLATVYDGIYKYMHKKYAFYVLNDIDQSLNIECRVIPLLEDCKKNIDDTAITFYDATWEQVRKRAEDGMATLSNWLNSEKCCLRPFLA, encoded by the exons ATGCGCGCGCGCAACCTCCGTGTCGCGAGCTATTATATTCTCACACGACCACTCTCCAACAG TGCTACAGCGAGCAAAAGCGGGGAGTATGAGCGGATAGTGGACGCGTATAGCGGGAAGTCCGTGCTCGTCACCGGCGGCACTGGTTTCGTGGGGAAG ATCCTTATAGAGCGTCTGCTTTACAACTGCGTGGACATTAAGAATATCTATGTGCTCATGCGACAGAAGAAGGATGTCCCTCTCCACACCAGGCTGGAGGGGATGTTCAGCTTGCCT ATATTCACGAAACTCAAAGAAACTAGACCAGAAGACTTCAACAAGCTGATACCCGTGTATGGAGACTTGCTGGAAGATCGTTTGGGAATCAAAGCGACTGATCAAAAACTTCTGGAGGAAAAT GTCAGCATGGTGTTCCACACCGCAGCGTCTGTAAGCTTCAAGGCGCAGCTGAAGCAAGCGATGGACACCAACTACAGCGGCACACAAAAGGTCATAGATCTAACGAAGAGAATAAAGAATCTGGAG TCGTTCGTGTACTTCTCGACAGCGTTTGTGAAAGCGACGTCCCCGGAGCTGGAGGAGGAGCCGGTACCTCCCATCGTTAGCCAGGAGCAGCTGGAGAAGTCCATGAGAACTGGCAACACCAGCGAGCTGCTTAGCGTCCTGG ATGCGCCCATGTACATTTTCTCCAAGAGCGTCGCTGAAAATCTGGTAGTACAGGAGAGTAAGGAGCTTCCCACCACCATCATACGACCGTCGGCTG TGACGGCGTGTCTACGGGACCCGCTGCCCGGGTGGATGGACACGTGGATAGCGCACCCGTCGTTCTTCGTGGAGCACTCCCGGGGGCTGGTGAGCGCCGCCGTGGGGCACCGCGACGTGGTGGCCGACATCATCCCCGCCGACTACGTCGCCAACCTCGCCATCGTCGCAGCCGCGAGGGGCAGGAG GTCGCGCACGCTGCAGGTGTACAACTGCTGCTCGGGCGACGTCAACCCGATGACGTGGCAGCAGGGCgcggacctgttccgacagcgGGCGGAGGTCGACGGCAGAT ggGATCTTCCGCCTAAGCGTCTGATGCTGATGTCCTCCCCGCTGCTGGTGGCTGTCCTCACGTTAGTCCGGGATACGCTGCCGGCGCTGCTGCGGGACCTGGCGCTCGTCATCCGGGGGAAGACACCCAA GTACACCAAAATGCACCTCCGCGCGCGCTTCATCCGCCACAGCTGCATACCCGTGATGCGCCACTCCGTGATCTTCAGGAGCTCGCGCACTCTGCGCCTGGCGCAGAGCCTCGACGACGCGGACCGGGCGCAGCTGCCCTTCGACCCCACCACCATCACCTGGCCCCGATACCTCGCCACCGTCTACGATGGAATATACAAATATATGCATAAGAAATATGCCTTTT ATGTTCTAAATGATATTGATCAATCTTTAAATATAGAATGCCGAGTTATTCCACTTCTCGAAGATTGTAAGAAGAATATAG